The Gossypium arboreum isolate Shixiya-1 chromosome 6, ASM2569848v2, whole genome shotgun sequence DNA window TGCACAAGAGTCTTGCTTAAAGCCTCCTGTAGCACTTGAGGCTTGAAGAAGTCAGAGGAGCCATTTGGTTTGTAGAAAAACAGCAAAGGGGCATGGAATGTTGTCATCACCACGTCCAGATTTGAAATCCATTGCCTTTCTTTAGGAGTATCTTGAGCAGGGCGTATCATGCTCCATCTCTTTACACTAACATCCATTGATGTTCTGGGAAGAGGCAAACCAGTTGATGAAAAACTGACAGAAGGGAAAGTCAGAAAGTCTCCGGCTATCTTAAGCAAAGGCGAGGGGCTCTTCTCGggttttttttataaaactaacccaaattttgtaaaaaattacgaaaatactcAATTTCTACTGTTTGTCGGTGCGGCCTGAtggtaaactataaaaacaatagcttatgtttaatttatattatattttattcatttatatttaaaatgttatgaTTTAGTTATTTACGTTATCGTTTTATTAAGAATTAATCATTCTATCATTAAACTTTGTTACCTCTCTAATGACGGTCCTACGTAACAgtctaaattaaatttatttaattaaaaacctattttcatcCCAATAATTAGACATCATAGTTGATATTTAAAATCCATTTGTACTATCACATAGGACTATCATTAGAGAGGTAACAAAGTTTAACAGTAAAATGACCacttcataataaaataataatataaataactaaaatgtaacttttaaaCATAAGTAATTGAAATTTAATATGAGGTAAATAAAAGTAATTATTACTATAGTTTACTAAGCTTGAGTTTGGATGGGTGATGCGTGatatttttacatatttaaatGTAAAAATAGGTTAAATCCTGCTATTAGTACTTGTGCTATGGGCAAGTTGTAAATTTAGTctattaactttaatttaatcattttagtctgtatatttttctaattttaaaatcCCAATCTTGATCTAAAGGATAACCATTAATAcattaagttttattattttcaaaatcttaTACATCAAAAATATTATCATATATGTAATATTATGTCAActtgttaaaatttaaaaattcaaaaatataagaaTTATGAATGATCAAATTAGAGAACGTGGAATAACTTTATACTGTGTACAAGATTAACGACATAAATTAACAAACATATTTAATTACTACTCTTTGTggatgattaaaattttaaatgctaaaaagtataaggattaaaattGACTTTTTtaaatatagagattaaatttgTAAACTACTTATAATACAGGGACTAATAACAGAATTTGGCAAATAAAAAATTGAAGACAGGCGATCTATACTTTACAAGTCATTGAAAGATGATAAAAGAGTTGACACGTGCGGACAATAATTGGCAAAAGAAATCAGGTGTAAAAAAATCATGTGGTTTAGAATTAGATTCTAATTTCGATTTGattgatttaattaatttaattaaataaattattaaaaatatttaaaataaaaattgatttgattGGTGGATTTAACCaatttgtgagataattaatcctcttaattaattttcaatttgATTTAATCTAATATCAATAATTGTGATTTAAGCTCAAAAGTCATTTtgagaattttattaatttatttttgtgtttttttaaacatttttatattaaatttaaaatatgtattttatcttttatacgattaatattttaacgatTCAATTGttatatttcatattcattcaaataaattatcattatacatgtcaaatttgatataaattaaaaaaaataactatttattttatataaaaaacttTCAATAGTTCAATATATACAATATTTTAGATCAATATGGCGAAATATCGAATAAGTTCAAAATTTACATGCATATCAAATATAATTATATCGATAAATTTAACAATTAGATCGTTAAAATATTACCAAATTTGTTACCAATCCACTAATGGCTTGCTTGGCCTTGTCACTAGCCCATTAAGTTGTAAATGTTAAATTTTGAAAGCACCTATCACTTCGTGGATATTTGGTATATTCTTAACtgtttcattttatatttattagttTTTATTGATAATTTCAAGGTAAACGTGTCATGGAGATTTTTGTATTAAAAGTTAAATTGTATTTTACcccatttattttaaaaattgacaAATTAGTATCTCTATATAGATCAAAAAGTAAACTGGTACTTTCTAGTAAAAATTTCATACATTTCTAGTATTAAAACTTTTTTACTAGTGTTTGGGGGTACCAAAAACTTCAATGGGGCCAAGAGGAAGTGCGTAAAATACAccattagtcactaaattatgggAAAGTTTTTAGTTTGGTcactaaattcaaaaattttcacttaAGTCACTAGGCTATTAAGTTGTTTTTTAAGTTCCGTTAACGAGCTCCAAGTAAGGATTCGACAATCGATACGATGGGTCGGTACCCATCAATGAGTAGaaaaacatacattagatctaAATTGATTTGATGGTCAATGTTGGAAATCAGTaggggtgttcaatcggttaaccgaCCCGAATTACCATTAACCGAATTAACGGACCCTTTTAAACCCTTAACCGTTAACCAaactgaattttttttcaaaaaaaattaaccgaaccgaaCTTTTTCGGTTAAtccggtcggttaaccgaattaaccgaaatttatatatatattttgtttaaaacaagtataaaacatatcaaaaattAACTGACTTAACCGACCGATTAATTTGTATttccaaaaaattaaccgaaccgaacgaatacttatatattataatattatttattaaattcggttaattcagttaaccaaccgatttcgaaccgaattaaccgttaaccgaacttccaaaaaattattaactgaCCCCCGAcagaattaattcggttaacggaccgattaaccgaattcggtcggttaaccgaattaattcagTTTTACCCGAAATTTGCACACCCCTAGAAATCAGAGCAAAAaatgtttgaattttgatttgcaaATTTGTGACGACCAAAGTTGTTActtaaaaatagaaaatgaacGGTAGAAGTGAAGGAAAAAGTGAGTTTTTAATTGATGCATGCACTGTGAACAGAGAAAGTCATATAACATCAATTTTAACAATCTAATGACTTAaaagaaaacttttgaatagttcaataaccaaattataattttttaattaagtaaccaaaatgaaaatttacccataaattttgtatttttcaAGTTTTATTTCACTTTAGGTAAATCAAATATCGTAAGTGAGTTTGATACaaacttaatttaatttaaaattttgaatatatttcaattattcggTATTTGTTTTAATATGGTTATGGACAAATAATTTAAGGTGTTGTCAGAGTTTTTTTATCTAAATCCCGTTTGATCCAGTCAAAAAAATTCGAGGTACAACTTatttgttaaagaaataaaatagaattgcAATTTTGAGGGATATCTGGGCAATCTTCTATTAgacattaattataaaaatattatttagccGTTAAAATGTATGTAGTCAAAAAAACCTCTTGCATTATTGTTTTTATTCTTGCTAAATTTGTATTAATATAGCACTAATTTCTCCGTCCTCCATTGTTTACCTCTGAAACAGTAAAAAGTACATAGCAAATGATGCTGTTCGGAATTGACATTGTTTTTTGGGTTCATTTGTTACAAGTTGTTTTTCTTCTCAAGGCTTTAGCTTGTCAATGTATCAACCACAAAAGGTTAAAGTTAAAATTATGAATACCCAGGCCCTCTAAATCATTCCGTATTATAGCTCCTGCTACTCCTTATTAGAGTTATGTGATCTAAATCTCATTTAATCCGGTTATAACTCacttgttaaaaaaataaaatagaaatacaaAATTAGGGATGTGTGGGGCGATCTTTCTATTAGATGTTGATTATGAAAAGGTTGTTTAATTGTTAAAATGTGTAGTAAAAAAAACCTCTTGCATTGTtgtttttcaacattagtgaatttctccTCTTTTATCTATGGTTTTATTTCCCGATAAGAATTTTTCACATAAAATctgtgtatttttatttttctttgttattGCCCTTACGATCAATCCAACTACTATTACCGAGGTATAGTATAATAATTACCAATAAAAAACCCATAGCTTAGATGGTAAATTTCAAATAATCAGGATTCAAACAAAGTTTTAGCTAAAGGAACAGAAGTAGAAGGTTTATAGGTTTATACATATACTGATAGAGGGAACAAACAACTAATATCgagctttgattttgtcaaatgACTTCAAGCCTTCGTATAGATGTTTCTCGAAGAGTTTCATATGAGCAGTCTGTAGGCATGCTACCAGTGACAAGCTCCCATCATCGGTTGGACTTGATAGTATGTATATTTTTCCTTCATGGACAACGTGTGCTGGACCCATGTGTATTGGTCGACCCCAACCAAAATCTGCATCATATATAGACAGTCGTGTCCATTTGTTGATCCTTAGGTTTGGGCACTGGTAAATGTCTGGTTCTCTCCTGGCAACTGTTATATCTGGCAGTGTTTCTAGGTAGTCAACAGCTGATCTTAGATACTCATTATTCATCCTTTTCAATGTTCCATGAACTCGCTCTAGGGTATTTACAAACGGTTCTGATTGGAGATGTCCAGATAGAGCAATTAATGAAGCCGTAAACACTGTGTTGCCCACGTACGTTGATGGGAGGGGAGGATGTAGTCTCGGGCGTCCATTAGTTGGCATGTTTAACTTGGTTGGTTGGTCATATGAGAGGCCTCGAGCTTTAGTTGCACAGCGCCATATGTATGCAGCTAGAATGGTGTAGGTGCTGTAATTGGTTTTGTTTCCATGTTCCCGGGACTTGGCTTTTAGGGTATTAAGTTGATTTTGTGTGATCTTGAAAACAGATACAGTGGAGGGTTTATGGTTATTAGGGCCAAGTGACGTAGAGGTGTTTAAGGAAGGAGGTGGGTCATATTCGAGATGATGAAATCTTGGGGTTGGGGGCACTCTTGCTCGGAGAAGGGTTCGGTCAATAAGTGGTGGCATGCTAATTTGGGGCAAGCCTCTTGCCATTTCAGACCAACTATTGATGAAATGAAAGGCCGTTGTGCCATCAGTCAAAGTATGATGAGTTGCTATTCCAAGACAGACTCCACCGCATTTAAGAGTAGTAACCTAGCAAAATATACACACAACAATTAACGTTTTTGAAGCAACAATTAACGAGAATGATCTATTTTTTTACAGTAAAGTCAATGTCACCATTCCCATTGGCAGCACCATCccatgttttttaaaaaaaattggatgCTGCCAGACTCATTGGGGCACCATCCCATGTTTTAAAAAGAAATTTGGATGCCGCCAGAGTCATTGGTGGCGCCGGTGTCAGTTAATAAAAAAGTGTTGATACTTTCTGTTTAGTTTCACAGGAGAGTGCTAAGAGTTCTATGATGGTGGCTTAGCAGTGAAGAAGATGAACTGAAACCCTTTTTCTCTTCAATAAACCTCTCGTTCGACTCGTTTGTAATAATCTTGTAATCCTGTTCTTAGCTTTGATTAATCTTGTTCTTAGCTTTTCTTCGGTGAGGATTATTACAGTTTTTTCGTTTAAAATATCGTTGTATCCGACGGGCTAAAATGATTATTACAGATGAGAGCTGGTTCACTAAAGAGCAAAAGGTTTCGGTTTCATCTTCTTCACTACTAAGCCACCACCATGGACCTCCGTAATTAGCACTTTGTTGTGAAGATGAACGGAAAGTATCTATACTTTGTTGATGGTAATACCTTTAACAAAAATACCGGTGTCCCCGATGAGTCTAGCAGCACCAATTTTTACTGTAGAAAACCGGTGATTCTCATATAAGATTTTATATTAACTTCTTCTTAGCTGATAGCTTAGTTTTTCTTGTGCTTTAACTTCAGTATCAGGCTGTCTGAGTTTGCTCAGAGCTTATCCTTGGTCTCCTACTGCAAGTAACAGTTATCATCTATAATAAGATAATAGTTTCTTCATTTACTTACCTGAGCCATAATAAGCGGATAAGTACTAATATCTCCAGAG harbors:
- the LOC108459974 gene encoding shikimate O-hydroxycinnamoyltransferase-like, whose product is MDVSVKRWSMIRPAQDTPKERQWISNLDVVMTTYHLPLLFFYKPNGASDFFKPQVLQEALSKTLVQFYPMAGRLGRDENGRLEILCNAEGVLWIEAETTSAMDDLDGFTPCSKLRKLVPTADYSGDISTYPLIMAQVTTLKCGGVCLGIATHHTLTDGTTAFHFINSWSEMARGLPQISMPPLIDRTLLRARVPPTPRFHHLEYDPPPSLNTSTSLGPNNHKPSTVSVFKITQNQLNTLKAKSREHGNKTNYSTYTILAAYIWRCATKARGLSYDQPTKLNMPTNGRPRLHPPLPSTYVGNTVFTASLIALSGHLQSEPFVNTLERVHGTLKRMNNEYLRSAVDYLETLPDITVARREPDIYQCPNLRINKWTRLSIYDADFGWGRPIHMGPAHVVHEGKIYILSSPTDDGSLSLVACLQTAHMKLFEKHLYEGLKSFDKIKARY